The Argonema galeatum A003/A1 genome segment GCAGATTTTGAGGATCGGGAAGCGCTCCAGTACCGTCCAGGACAGCGGGTTGAGTTGAAGCGGCGATCGGGCGTTGTGGATATTATTGCAGAGTATGACCCGATGATGGTGCCGCCGATCTGGTTGGTGAATGACCCGCAGCCGCGATATCCAGAGGAGTTGAATTTGCTCCCCAATCTGGTCATGGATTGGTTCAGGTCTTCTAGCCGCGAGAAGGTTCAGTATCCAGTCTGCCGGTTGAGCGATCGCACCAGAGAAAAAGTTCTTGCTTAGTCTGGCTCTTCCCTTGGGATAATGCAGCGGGATTCAACTTTTGGGCGATCGTTTTGTTGTAAACTACAATCGGCTATCTATGCCAAGCAAAAACGATTGTGCTTCCTGGCTTAGCTTTGTGAATGTAGAGCTTAAGCTTTGGAGGTAGTGTGCCAGTCCGATGGTTAGCAAAACGGGTGCTGGGCACGCAAAGGTAATTCAGCAATAGCAAAACCCCGATAGTAATCACTGGGAGAGCAATTTCATGCGGGACGCAGTAACAAATCTGATTAGAAATTACGATGTTAGCGGTCGGTATTTAGACCGGAATGGTATCGATACGCTGAAAGCTTATTTTGAGACGGGTACGGCGCGGGTTGCGGCGGCGGCTGTGATTAATGGTAATGCGGCGGCAATTGTCAAGCAGGCTGGTTTGCGGTTGTTTGAAGAACTGCCGGAACTGATTCGCCCCGGTGGAAATGCTTACACGACTCGTCGCTATGCCGCCTGTCTGCGGGATATGGATTATTATTTGCGCTATGCCAGCTATGCTTTGGTGGCAGGCGATACGAATGTGCTGGATGAGCGGGTGCTGCAAGGGTTGCGGGAAACTTACAATTCTTTAGGTGTACCGATCGGCCCAACGGTGCGCGGTATCCAGATTATGAAAGATATTGTGAAAGAACAAGTGGCAGCTGCTGGGATTGTAAATACGGCGTTTGTGGATCAGCCTTTTGACCATCTGACTCGCGAGTTTAGCGAACAAGATGTTTAAATTTTAGATATTGGATTTTAGATGGAATCTAAAATCTGAAATCTGGTCTACAAAAATAAGGGGCAGGCAAGTTGTCTACCCTACAATAAGAGCGATCGCGTTTTTTTCCTGGTGAGGGGATGGAGTGCGATCGCTCAATCAATTTTGGATTTTAGATTTTGGATTTTGGATTTTAGTCATTTCCCCCCTTTGCCCCCTAGCCCCCCAAATCTGGGGGTAACAAGACTCTTCTCCCCCCAGATTTGGGGGGCTAGGGGGGCAAAACCTTGGTTAGTGCCTAAGTCCTGTATAACTTATAATTTTAGAAGATGATAGTTAGTATTTAACAAGAACAATGGGTAGTCCCTGACAGTTTAAGCTGTTTAATATGAGTCTAATAAAATCTCGGACTTTTACGGCGATCGTTTTTTGGGAAGAGGATGTATATGTGGCGAAATGTCCTCAAGTGAGTACGGCGAGTCAGGGTGAGACGATAGAAGAGGCGTTGGTTAATCTTAAAGAAGCAACAGAGTTGTATTTAGAAGAATTTCCTTATTATTGACTTAGTAGCTACAATAATGTGTGAATCGAAAATAGTAAAACCTAAAAATAACTATTATGGAAGAATTACTGACCCTGAAAGACTTACTGCTCAAAGGCGATATCAAAGGTTCGCTAGCTATAGTTGAAGAACTTGAAGAAATGAGTAAAGATGATAAAATTAATAATATTGGTAGTTATGCCATTATACTATTGTTGCATTTAATCAAACAGCAAGTAGAAAATCGCACGACTCGTTCTTGGGATGTATATATTTATAACTCGGCTTCGGCAATTAAAAAGAAGAATAAGCGGCGGAAAGCAGGAGGTTTTTATTTGACATTAGAAGAATTATCCTTGGCTATAGAAGAAGCATACCCAGATGCGATCAAAGCTGCTTCTTTAGAAGTAGAGGAAGGGCTTTATGATGCCGATACTCTGGAAACTATGGTTAATCGAGAAGAAATCTTGAATCGCGCAATGGCACTTATATCGCCGGAATCATGAAACGCGCTCGACTTGCGATCGCTTTTTGATTGAACCGCAGAGGCGCAGAGGACGCAGAGGAAGAAGGAAAGGACGGGCAAAATGCCCGCCCCACAAGAAAATCAGTCTAGGTGGTGCGCGTAGAAGTGCGATCGCGCTATTCTTCCCGATTCTCTAACAAATGCCAGATGAGGAAACAGGCGTCAAGCAAGTTACCTAAGCCTGGAAAGAGTAAATCGGCAATCCTGGAAATTGCAAATTCGATAACTGGAACTAGGTTGGTTTTGATTAATTTTGAATTAGCAGAAAACTCGGTTAATTTAATTTCCGATTCTGGGTTAGATAAAGGATTGATGCTTTGAGTTTGTGAGGATGGTAAGGAAGATTTCATGTTGCCTCGTGTTGTGAGTTTTTTGTTCTAACCTCATCAAACTCGGCTGATAAATGCGTTTGAAGCTAAGAAATATATGCGTTTATATAACTTGTGTATAACTTCTGGAAATATTCTCATCTATGCGGATGACCCGCCTGGGATTCAAATCGCAGTCATAGCCCGCCTGGGATTCAAATCGCAGTCATAGCCCGCCTGCGATTCAAATCGCAGTCATAGCCCGCCTGCGATTCAAATCGCAGGCTAATAGCTGAAGTCCACTGAAGTGGACTGAGGAATTAGAAAAGACGGCTGTTTGGGGTAGTAGGGACAGAATTTCGGGCTTTTATAGCAAAAAAACCCGGTTTCTGAGATTACTGAATCGGTGTTCTAGCAGTCCTCTTTCAGAGGACTTTCGCTATTAGCCTGCGATTTGAATCGCAGGCGGGCTAACGCACTGAAATTATCTAGCAGTCCTCTTTCAGAGGACTTTCGCTATTAGCCTGCGATTTGAATCGCAGGCGGGTGAGGTCGATCACCCACACGCCCGATCGCGCACAATATAAGATATGAGAAAATTGGTAAAGGTTGGGCTATGTCGCGATCGCTCAAAGTTGCCCCAAAATATATAGAACGAGTTAAACTAGCGCGAAAGCGGTGTGGCTTTCCTAGCGTCAAGGCTTTCGCGACGGAGATGGGGATAGCCTACGCTACGGCTAGCAACTTCCTTAACGGCCACCCTGTTGATTATCTCAATTTTGTCGAATTTAGCGAGAAGCTGGGCTTAGATTGGCAAAGCATCGTCTACATCGAACCCGACTTACCCCCGCTACCTACCGACAACCCATCCGTTACATCCGCTACAAAATCCGTTGCTAACACCCCACCGGAAAACGTCAGCCACCAAGGAATTGACCCCAGTCGCTTTATCGGACGGGAACGAGAACTCGCCGAACTGCACGAATTATTGCAGCAAAACGGACAAGTCGCCATTACTGCGGTGGCGGGTATGGCTGGCGTGGGGAAAACGGAACTCGCCATCCAATATGCTAGGCAACATTTGGCGGACTATCCCGGTGGCGCTTGCAGGCTGGCGGGACAAGAACCTCAAATGGGAGTGGAATTAATCCGGTTTTTTGAAGATGGATTTAATTTAATTGCGCCGGATGACCGAGATTTGCCAAGTCGGGTGCAATTCTGCTGGAAGCGTTGGCAAAGAGACGGCGAAGTTTTGGTGTTGCTGGATGATGTGAAGCGATATAGCGAAATTGAAGATTACCTACCGCCTCGGAATTCGCGCTTTAAAGTGCTGATGACGACTCAGTTGGATTTTTCTTTGAATTCATCGGTGCAACAGTTATCTGTGAAGGTGCCGGAATTAAAGGCGGCTATCGAGATATTGCAGTCGTTTATCGGCAAAAGCCGCATCTCTCAGGAGTCAGAAATAGCTGCCGAACTTTGTCAATGGCTGGGTTGTTTGCCTTTGGCTTTGACTTTAGTGGGAAGCTATCTGCAAGAATTTCCTAAATTGTCGCTTCAGACGATGTTGGCGCGGTTGAAAAATCAGAAACTCCAACACGCATCCTTTGACCCGCAGCATAACCCAACTCTCGATAAAAAGTCGAGTCGCGCTTTGGCGGCGGCGTTTGAATTGAGTTGGGAACGTTTGGGAGAAATGGATGAAAATGCACAAACAATTGGCTGTCGCCTCAGTTTATATGCGTTAGCGCCGATTCCTTTGTCGTTCGAGGCGGATGAGGAAGACCTCTCTCCAAACCTCTCTCCTGCAAGGAGAGAGGCTTTGAATTTTCATGTTCCCCCTTCCCTTGCAGGGAAGGGGGTTAGGGGGTTAGGTCAGAATGAGGTAGAAGTTTGGGAAACAGCGATTAAAAATTTGCGAAAGCTGCATTTGCTGGATGAAAAAGGTGCAGAAAGTTATCAATTGCATTCGTTAATTCGAGAATTTTTCCAGGATAAATTAGCGCAATTAAAGAAAGCGGAGGATTTGAAGCGTGATTTTGTAGCAAAAATGGCAGCGGTTGCAAAGCAACTTCCTTATCAAGCTAATCGTGATTTAATTGTTGCTTTCAATCCTAACATCCCGCATCTGATAGAAGTGGCTAAGCATCACATTGCCTATCTTAGCAATGACGATTTACCCTCACCTTTTACAGCCTTAGCCAGATTCTATAGAGATCAAGGGTTCTATGATTTAGCAGCACCTTGGCTTGAGGAGCGCTTAGCTGTCACTAAAGTCCGCTTCGGTTCCGAGCATCACCTTGTAGCATCTTACCTCAACAATCTAGCTATGCTTTACGAGAATCAAGGCCGATACAGTGAGGCGGAACCGTTGTTTTTGCAAGCTTTGGAACTGAACAAACACCTGCTAGGTGATGAGCATGAAGAAGTAGCAACTTGCCTCCGCAATCTGGCCAACCTCTACGATTCGCAAGGTCTTTATAAAAAAGCGGAACCGTTGATTTTGCAAGCCTTGAAGCTCAACAAACGTTTACTAGGTGACGAGCATTCCCATGTCGCAGGATGCCTCAACAATTTGGCAATGCTCTACCAATCTCAAGCTCGTTACAGGGAAGCAGAACCATTGTTAGTCGAAGCGTTGGAAATGTGGAAACGTCTGCTAGGAGAGGAGCATCGTAATGTAGCAATTTGCCTGAACAATCTAGCTTTAGTCTATGAAGATACAGAGCGCTACGAGGAAGCGGAATCACTATATTTAGAAGCCTTAGAACTTTTTAAACGCCTGCTGGGAGAGGAGCATCCCGACGTAGCAAAGAGCCTCTACAATTTGGCTATGTTCTACCAATCTCAAGGACGCCACAGCGAAGCGCAGCAATTGTATGTGCAAGCTTTGACGATTCGCGAGCAGAGGTTAGGGTCGGGTCATCCCCTTACTGTTAAGGTTCGTGAAAACTTTACAAATTTCTTGAGGCAGGTAATTCGTGAAGGTGCTGCCGATTTAGAGATGCTAGAAGATAATCCTTTAGTTCGAGAAATACTGGAGGAAGTTTCAGCAGAAATTGAACAATCCCAGGATACAACAAATGAGTGAAGGCGATTTAAGGTGAGGGATGGATTTTCTTTAAATAACTTTATTATGAATATAAAAGCCGTACTATAATAGGGCTAAACTGTCATTCACAATCGGATTTATGGACACAGCAAACTTTCCCCCTGAAGTTCAAAAAGCACTTGCCAACGCTTCACCCGAAGTTCTCAAGCGAATCACCGAATCTACTTTCCCCTACAATCGCCTCGATCTAATGTGGAAGTTTCAGCTACAATACAAATATCCGAATTCGGAAAAACCCGCTATGGAAGAAATACTTGAACTCAAAGATATGCTGCTTAAAGGTGACATCAAAGGTTCATTGGCAATTGTTGAAGAACTCGAACAAATGAGCAAAGATGACAAAATTAATAACATCGGTAGCTATGGAATAATAGTATTGCTGCATTTGATTAAACAACAAGTAGAAAATCGCAGCACTCGGTCTTGGGAGTCGTCGATTCGGAATTCGGCTAGGACAATTCAAAGAAAGAATAAGCGGCGCAAAGCTGGAGGATTTTACCTAACACCAGAAGAATTACGTTTAACGCTAGAAGAAGTTTACCCAGATGCTGTTGATGCTGCTGCTAGGGAGGTAGAAGAAGGACGTTACGAACCTGAAGAATTAGAGGAATTGGTTAACAAAGAGGAAATTATCGATCGCGCCTTAGCTTTGATTTTACCGCCAGAGTGAATCCGCGAGAAGCTTGTAGGAAAAAGCGAGCGAGTCTTCAGTGAGAAAAAAATCTTCGCATTTGGAAAAAATTACTATGGAAGAAATACTCGAACTCAAATATCTTCTGCTAAAAGGCGATATAAAAGGTTCGTTAGTGATTGTTGAAGAACTTGAAGAAATGAGCAAAAAAGATATAATAAAGGCGATTCGTAGCTATGCAGTAATTCTGCTGTTGCATTTAATTAAACAACAATCCGAAAATCGCACCACTCGTTCTTGGTCAGTCTCAATTCGCAATTCTGTTCGAGAAATTCAGAGAGAAAATAAGCGCCGGAAAGCTGAAGGTTATTACTTACCGCCAGAAGAGTTATTGGAAACTCTAAAAGAAGCCTATCTGAACGCTATTGACGAGGCTTCCCTAGAAGTGGAAGAAGGACGTTACGAACCGGAAGAATTAGAGAAACTGGTTAACAAAGAGGAAATTATCGATCGCGCCTTAGCTTT includes the following:
- the apcB gene encoding allophycocyanin subunit beta, translated to MRDAVTNLIRNYDVSGRYLDRNGIDTLKAYFETGTARVAAAAVINGNAAAIVKQAGLRLFEELPELIRPGGNAYTTRRYAACLRDMDYYLRYASYALVAGDTNVLDERVLQGLRETYNSLGVPIGPTVRGIQIMKDIVKEQVAAAGIVNTAFVDQPFDHLTREFSEQDV
- a CDS encoding type II toxin-antitoxin system HicB family antitoxin, which translates into the protein MSLIKSRTFTAIVFWEEDVYVAKCPQVSTASQGETIEEALVNLKEATELYLEEFPYY
- a CDS encoding DUF29 family protein — translated: MEELLTLKDLLLKGDIKGSLAIVEELEEMSKDDKINNIGSYAIILLLHLIKQQVENRTTRSWDVYIYNSASAIKKKNKRRKAGGFYLTLEELSLAIEEAYPDAIKAASLEVEEGLYDADTLETMVNREEILNRAMALISPES
- a CDS encoding tetratricopeptide repeat protein, with protein sequence MSRSLKVAPKYIERVKLARKRCGFPSVKAFATEMGIAYATASNFLNGHPVDYLNFVEFSEKLGLDWQSIVYIEPDLPPLPTDNPSVTSATKSVANTPPENVSHQGIDPSRFIGRERELAELHELLQQNGQVAITAVAGMAGVGKTELAIQYARQHLADYPGGACRLAGQEPQMGVELIRFFEDGFNLIAPDDRDLPSRVQFCWKRWQRDGEVLVLLDDVKRYSEIEDYLPPRNSRFKVLMTTQLDFSLNSSVQQLSVKVPELKAAIEILQSFIGKSRISQESEIAAELCQWLGCLPLALTLVGSYLQEFPKLSLQTMLARLKNQKLQHASFDPQHNPTLDKKSSRALAAAFELSWERLGEMDENAQTIGCRLSLYALAPIPLSFEADEEDLSPNLSPARREALNFHVPPSLAGKGVRGLGQNEVEVWETAIKNLRKLHLLDEKGAESYQLHSLIREFFQDKLAQLKKAEDLKRDFVAKMAAVAKQLPYQANRDLIVAFNPNIPHLIEVAKHHIAYLSNDDLPSPFTALARFYRDQGFYDLAAPWLEERLAVTKVRFGSEHHLVASYLNNLAMLYENQGRYSEAEPLFLQALELNKHLLGDEHEEVATCLRNLANLYDSQGLYKKAEPLILQALKLNKRLLGDEHSHVAGCLNNLAMLYQSQARYREAEPLLVEALEMWKRLLGEEHRNVAICLNNLALVYEDTERYEEAESLYLEALELFKRLLGEEHPDVAKSLYNLAMFYQSQGRHSEAQQLYVQALTIREQRLGSGHPLTVKVRENFTNFLRQVIREGAADLEMLEDNPLVREILEEVSAEIEQSQDTTNE
- a CDS encoding DUF29 family protein — translated: MEEILELKDMLLKGDIKGSLAIVEELEQMSKDDKINNIGSYGIIVLLHLIKQQVENRSTRSWESSIRNSARTIQRKNKRRKAGGFYLTPEELRLTLEEVYPDAVDAAAREVEEGRYEPEELEELVNKEEIIDRALALILPPE
- a CDS encoding DUF29 family protein, giving the protein MEEILELKYLLLKGDIKGSLVIVEELEEMSKKDIIKAIRSYAVILLLHLIKQQSENRTTRSWSVSIRNSVREIQRENKRRKAEGYYLPPEELLETLKEAYLNAIDEASLEVEEGRYEPEELEKLVNKEEIIDRALALILSSE